The proteins below are encoded in one region of Colletotrichum lupini chromosome 5, complete sequence:
- a CDS encoding FAD binding domain-containing protein codes for MSKRSTTLEQLAFEAGQRPLVDSSNSNDDYDRTEPQKSSSKMTRTSMANVLLLACLSWVVSAISTPKLVAYEENGKKYECRCSPADICWPKADAWSKLNKTVGGALLQHIPPAAVCYNTYRGIATYDAAKCAEATAKWTDERWQISQPASQLWTWGSNNTCELTTDPTKTCALGNYPEFVIIAKTKAQVKAGVDFAKSNNLRLVIRNTGHDFEGRSAGAGSLAINTHNFKDISFVDSYKGPGDYKGPAMTIGAGVQGYEISNAAHARNPPQNVVTGECETVGVAGGFMGGGGHGPLSGNYGFGADQALSFEVLTAAGDFVTANAKLNSDLYYALRGGGPGNYAVVLSVTVKTYPDTIPGAALFLNVNATTGANFDQVTKAVNKLNALGNQMVDNGLYGIYELYPPAIGPALHVQPIMGMNKTAKQLTAVVQPLLTYLNTEKIPYDFGVKEYPNYYTLFHDIFEPERAAQNGLTGGWVFTHDDMASNQPAIAEAIQLALAPAPNQFGIVISHFFDPGSNEKKSESATHPKWRGATMRTMAILPQALDATWATKLALNDLMVNTITEKFKQAGPNGLAYVNENYAFMKNWQDAFWGPIYPKLASIKKKWDPNGVFFSWSTPGSEDWSVVDYANRLCKAK; via the exons ATGTCCAAGAGGAGCACGACCTTGGAGCAGCTTGCTTTCGAAGCAGGCCAGCGACCATTAGTcgacagcagcaacagcaatgACGACTACGATCGGACGGAACCGCAAAAGTCTTCCAGCAAGATGACCCGGACTTCGATGGCCAACGTTTTGCTTCTGGCGTGCCTTTCTTGGGTTGTCAGTGCGATTTCAACGCCCAAGCTCGTCGCGTACGAAGAGAATGGGAAAAAGTACGAGTGCAGATGTTCTCCTGCCGACATTTGCTGGCCCAAGGCCGATGCTTGGAGTAAACTGAACAAGACCGTGGGAGGAGCTCTCCTTCAGCATATCCCGCCTGCTGCAGTCTGCTACAACACGTATCGTGGCATCGCGACTTACGATGCTGCCAAGTGCGCCGAGGCCACTGCAAAGTGGACGGATGAGAGATGGCA AATCTCTCAACCTGCATCGCAGCTGTGGACGTGGGGAAGCAACAACACTTGCGAACTGACCACAGATCCCACAAAGACTTGCGCTCTCGGCAACTACCCTGAGTTCGTCATCATCGCCAAGACGAAAGCTCAGGTCAAGGCTGGCGTGGACTTTGCGAAGTCGAACAACTTGCGCCTCGTCATCCGCAACACGGGCCACGATTTTGAGGGAAGAAGTGCTGGTGCTGGATCCTTGGCTATCAACACTCATAACTTCAAGGACATCTCCTTCGTTGATTCATACAAAGGCCCCGGAGATTACAAGGGGCCTGCCATGACTATCGGTGCCGGAGTTCAAGGCTACGAGATCTCGAACGCAGCTCATGCTAGAAACCCACCCCAGAATGTAGTTACCGGCGAATGCGAG ACTGTAGGAGTTGCGGGTGGTTTCATGGGAGGTGGTGGTCACGGTCCCTTGAGCGGCAACTATGGCTTCGGCGCGGACCAGGCGCTCTCCTTTGAAGTCCTCACCGCAGCCGGAGACTTTGTCACAGCCAACGCCAAGTTGAACTCTGATCTATACTATGCTCTCAGGGGAGGCGGCCCGGGAAACTACGCGGTTGTCTTATCCGTCACAGTCAAGACATACCCCGACACCATTCCCGGAGCAGCGCTCTTCTTGAACGTCAACGCTACTACTGGCGCCAACTTCGACCAAGTCACCAAGGCTGTCAACAAGCTCAACGCGCTCGGAAACCAAATGGTTGACAACGGACTCTACGGCATCTATGAGCTATACCCGCCAGCGATCGGACCAGCACTGCACGTGCAGCCAATCATGGGAATGAACAAGACTGCCAAGCAGCTCACAGCTGTCGTCCAGCCGCTTCTCACGTACCTCAATACCGAAAAGATCCCGTACGACTTTGGAGTGAAAGAGTATCCCAACTACTACACTCTCTTCCACGACATCTTCGAACCCGAACGCGCGGCCCAGAACGGTCTGACGGGTGGCTGGGTCTTTACCCACGACGACATGGCGAGCAACCAGCCAGCCATCGCTGAGGCCATTCAACTTGCGCTGGCACCGGCCCCGAACCAGTTCGGCATCGTTATTAGCCACTTTTTCGATCCGGGAAGTAATGAGAAGAAGTCCGAAAGCGCAACACACCCTAAGTGGAGAGGCGCGACCATGCGAACCATGGCTATCCTGCCGCAGGCCCTGGATGCCACCTGGGCGACGAAGCTGGCTCTCAATGATCTGATGGTCAACACCATCACCGAAAAGTTCAAGCAGGCTGGTCCTAACGGCCTTGCATACGTGAATGAG AACTATGCCTTCATGAAGAACTGGCAAGACGCCTTTTGGGGCCCGATCTACCCTAAGCTGGCGTCAATCAAGAAGAAGTGGGACCCCAACGGCGTGTTCTTCTCTTGGTCTACACCGGGCAGTGAAGATTGGAGTGTTGTTGACTACGCGAACCGACTTTGTAAAGCGAAATGA
- a CDS encoding endonuclease/Exonuclease/phosphatase produces MQIKTILAPIFLARLALAQGLPIRVASFNIRYDAGSHESGEKPWWDLLCGISKDRCRQPHVIDAIKSIVTNAPTGAVTVIGLQEVLDNQLNDIQDGLGSGWAHVGVARDDGKKSGEYNPIFYRTDALKLLHEETKWLSPTPDTVSSGWGAGSKRIVTIAVFEHTASGKKFIHANTHLDNVSSQARSEGIKVAVSKIQAVQTTYGPLGVSLTGDFNSDPNGDGYKALTGTGFMEELYNMATPEQRIGPNQLTYTTFDTTKQGSRIDFVWLGPKDAKKYSVQRYEIQNNLVNGMLISDHRPVVGDVTLLS; encoded by the coding sequence ATGCAGATCAAGACCATTCTCGCACCCATTTTCCTGGCGAGATTAGCTCTGGCTCAGGGTCTCCCCATTCGTGTTGCCTCTTTCAACATTCGATACGACGCCGGTTCACACGAATCCGGCGAAAAGCCTTGGTGGGATCTCCTCTGCGGAATTTCCAAGGACCGCTGCCGCCAGCCCCATGTCATCGACGCAATCAAGAGTATAGTCACCAATGCACCCACAGGCGCCGTCACCGTCATCGGCCTGCAAGAGGTACTCGATAACCAGCTCAACGACATCCAGGACGGACTCGGCTCCGGCTGGGCACATGTCGGCGTCGCCCGCGACGACGGCAAGAAGAGCGGCGAGTACAACCCCATCTTCTACCGCACCGACGCGCTCAAGCTGCTCCACGAAGAGACAAAGTGGCTTTCACCGACACCCGATACTGTCTCGTCTGGCTGGGGAGCCGGCAGTAAGCGCATCGTCACCATTGCTGTCTTCGAGCATACTGCCAGCGGAAAGAAGTTCATCCACGCCAATACGCACTTGGATAACGTCAGCTCCCAGGCTCGAAGCGAGGGAATCAAGGTCGCTGTGTCCAAGATTCAAGCTGTGCAGACAACATACGGTCCCTTGGGTGTTTCGCTTACCGGCGACTTCAACTCTGACCCCAACGGCGATGGGTATAAGGCGTTGACAGGAACCGGTTTCATGGAGGAGTTGTATAACATGGCTACGCCTGAACAGCGCATCGGCCCCAATCAGTTGACGTACACAACCTTCGATACGACCAAGCAGGGAAGCCGCATCGACTTTGTCTGGCTTGGGCCTAAAGATGCGAAGAAGTACTCGGTCCAGCGATACGAGATCCAGAACAACCTGGTCAATGGCATGCTCATCAGCGACCACAGACCCGTAGTTGGAGATGTCACCTTGTTATCCTAG
- a CDS encoding iron transporter → MTHTKSLPDEEAIRPDEQTPLLGNGAGQGDRSVSETHRVDPRIARRLYLSHFLSTWNSRMFEFGAVLYLATIFPGTLLPMSLYALARGLSALVFAPTVGQYIDNNDRLKVVRASIVFQRLAVSASCVLFYVLFIRLPLGDCGRSALLALLSLMACAEKLYSIVNMVSVEKDWVVIIAKGDIEALAVLNAQMRRIDLLCKLLGPLFIALIDGLSTKAAIIVNFSMNTASVAVEYYAIAKIYDEDPDLQEPKSKPTSTSETTAASANPGIKLLSHIKKSASDFNFYFGHRAFLPSFACSLLYLTVLSFGGQMVTYLAASGFNTTYIGIARTISVVFEVLATWVAPWLVGRIGQVRAGLWMSNCQVLPLIGGLVAFWAFMPNPLIPASSLVIGVIISRLGLRGFDLCTQIIVQEEVEAESRGRFSTVEAAWQNAFELLSYMATIIFFRPSQFNWPALVSVAAVTSASLAYTLFVWKRRGHLIHFEKFGL, encoded by the exons ATGACGCACACTAAGTCTCTCCCCGATGAAGAGGCCATCCGGCCCGACGAGCAGACGCCGCTTCTCGGCAATGGAGCAGGCCAAGGAGATCGCTCGGTCTCCGAAACCCACCGGGTGGATCCCCGAATCGCACGCCGGCTCTACTTATCGCACTTCCTCTCGACTTGGAATTCTCGGATGTTCGAGTTTGGCGCTGTGCTGTACCTGGCGACCATATTTCCGGGTACACTGTTGCCCATGTCGCTTTATGCGCTTGCCAGGGGATTATCGGCTCTCGTTTTCGCGCCTACAGTTGGACAGTACATTGATAACAATGACCGGTTGAAAGTTGTCCGCGCATCCATTG TCTTCCAACGACTTGCAGTATCAGCATCATGTGTCTTATTTTACGTCCTCTTCATTAGGCTACCGTTGGGCGACTGTGGACGTTCGGCTTTGCTTGCGCTCCTCTCATTGATGGCGTGTGCCGAAAAGCTTTACTCCATCGTGAACATGGTTTCAGTGGAGAAAGACTGG GTTGTTATCATCGCCAAAGGTGACATCGAAGCTCTAGCAGTTCTCAATGCGCAGATGCGCCGCATCGATCTTCTCTGCAAACTACTCGGGCCACTGTTCATCGCTCTTATTGACGGATTATCCACAAAGGCAGCGATTATCGTCAACTTCTCCATGAATACCGCTTCTGTTGCTGTCGAGTACTATGCCATTGCCAAGATCTATGACGAGGACCCTGATTTGCAGGAGCCTAAGTCTAAGCCAACGTCTACCTCCGAAACAACGGCAGCATCGGCGAATCCTGGCATAAAGCTCCTGAGCCATATCAAGAAGTCCGCATCCGACTTCAATTTCTACTTTGGCCATCGCGCATTCTTGCCATCGTTTGCCTGCTCTCTACTATACCTCACGGTACTGAGCTTTGGAGGCCAGATGGTCACGTACTTGGCCGCATCAGGTTTCAACACAACATACATCGGCATTGCAAGAACAATCAGTGTGGTTTTCGAGGTGTTGGCGACTTGGGTTGCGCCTTGGCTCGTGGGTCGAATTGGACAAGTACGCGCTGGCCTTTGGATGAGCAATTGCCAGGTTCTTCCTCTGATAGGCGGCTTGGTGGCTTTCTGGGCCTTTATGCCGAACCCCCTCATACCGGCAAGCAGCCTCGTGATCGGAGTCATTATTAGCCGTCTTGGTCTTCGCGGTTTTGACCTTTGTACTCAAATCATCGTCCAAGAG GAAGTCGAAGCCGAGAGCCGTGGCAGATTCTCGACAGTCGAGGCAGCCTGGCAAAATGCGTTTGAGCTACTTTCATACATGGCGACAATAATCTTCTTCCGGCCTTCGCAATTTAATTGGCCGGCGCTGGTTTCTGTTGCGGCCGTGACTTCTGCAAGTCTAGCGTACACGCTCTTCGTGTGGAAGAGGAGAGGGCATCTAATTCATTTTGAGAAATTTGGACTGTAG